The following are encoded together in the Terriglobia bacterium genome:
- the kduD gene encoding 2-dehydro-3-deoxy-D-gluconate 5-dehydrogenase KduD: MSAILDEFRLDGKAALVTGAARGLGQAMALALAGAGADVVAADVADGAETRAGIQKLGRKCLALEADLAAPGAAPMLVEKALSAFGRLDILVNNAGIIRRAPFLEFTEKDWDDVMNVNIRALFLLSQAAARVMVKQGYGKIINIASMLSFQGGIRVPSYTSSKSAVMGLTRLLACELGPLGINANAIAPGYMATDNTKALREDPERNKAILERIPMGRWGKPEDLQGIVVFLASKASDYINGYTVAVDGGWLAR, encoded by the coding sequence ATGAGCGCGATATTGGATGAGTTCCGGTTGGATGGGAAGGCGGCTCTCGTGACGGGAGCAGCGCGCGGTCTCGGGCAGGCCATGGCGCTGGCGCTGGCCGGCGCAGGGGCCGATGTGGTTGCCGCTGATGTGGCAGACGGAGCCGAGACGCGGGCCGGCATTCAGAAACTGGGCCGGAAGTGCCTGGCGCTGGAGGCAGACCTGGCTGCGCCGGGCGCTGCACCTATGCTGGTCGAGAAGGCCTTATCGGCCTTCGGCAGGCTCGATATCCTCGTCAACAACGCAGGGATCATCCGCCGTGCTCCGTTCCTGGAGTTTACCGAAAAGGACTGGGACGATGTCATGAACGTCAACATCAGGGCCCTGTTCCTCCTCAGCCAGGCGGCGGCCCGCGTGATGGTCAAGCAGGGCTATGGCAAGATCATCAACATAGCGTCGATGCTGTCCTTCCAGGGCGGGATCCGCGTGCCATCGTACACTTCCTCCAAGAGCGCCGTGATGGGTCTCACGCGGCTGCTGGCCTGTGAATTGGGACCCCTTGGGATCAACGCCAACGCCATCGCGCCCGGCTATATGGCGACCGACAACACCAAGGCGCTGCGCGAGGACCCGGAACGGAATAAGGCGATCCTGGAGCGCATACCGATGGGGCGCTGGGGCAAGCCGGAAGATCTCCAGGGCATCGTCGTGTTCCTGGCTTCGAAAGCATCGGACTATATCAACGGATACACGGTGGCAGTGGACGGCGGTTGGCTGGCGCGTTGA
- a CDS encoding DUF4861 domain-containing protein: MKRMAGFLLVLSIFVLQPETDFSQSNALIVRAINELELARPSETIVLSMRDISKFVTVTDWKNIHVTDAGSGRELTSQAIDMDGDGTMDRFLFQSDFKAGEARSFILKAGDPRLPSKEQFKAYGRFVRERYDDFAWENDRIAHRMYGKALETWQAEPLTSSAVDVWTKRVRRLIINDWYMMDNYHADNGEGADFYSAGTSRGCGGSGIWENGKLFVSRNFIDSRVIANGPIRVVFELTYAPWDVNGRKVSEIKRVTLDAGQNLDRFESFYKSVPDSPIACAIGIKNFGEAAVQSNRKEGWLRTWEPLQKGKAGNLGCGIVLDPSALVDITEAGGNCLVIAKVSAGHPAAYYAGFGWDKSGDFANVSEWETYLQRFARGLQSPIKVSISPK; the protein is encoded by the coding sequence ATGAAGAGAATGGCTGGATTTCTCCTGGTCCTTTCCATTTTCGTTCTGCAGCCTGAGACCGATTTTTCCCAAAGCAATGCACTTATCGTCAGAGCCATAAACGAACTGGAACTTGCCCGCCCCAGCGAGACGATCGTTCTCTCCATGAGAGATATCTCCAAATTCGTAACCGTCACCGACTGGAAGAACATCCATGTCACCGATGCGGGATCGGGACGGGAGCTCACGAGCCAGGCCATTGACATGGATGGGGACGGCACCATGGACCGGTTTCTTTTCCAGTCCGATTTCAAGGCTGGGGAGGCAAGGTCTTTCATCCTGAAAGCCGGGGATCCGAGACTCCCGTCCAAAGAGCAATTCAAGGCCTATGGCCGTTTCGTGCGCGAGCGCTACGATGATTTCGCCTGGGAAAACGATCGCATCGCTCACCGCATGTACGGCAAGGCCCTGGAAACCTGGCAGGCGGAACCGTTGACCAGCAGTGCTGTGGACGTATGGACCAAGCGGGTGCGGCGGTTGATCATCAACGACTGGTACATGATGGACAACTACCACGCCGATAATGGCGAAGGAGCCGACTTCTACTCCGCCGGGACAAGCCGCGGCTGCGGAGGCAGTGGCATCTGGGAGAACGGGAAGCTCTTTGTGTCGCGCAATTTCATAGACAGCAGAGTGATCGCCAACGGCCCGATCCGTGTGGTGTTTGAGCTGACGTACGCTCCATGGGATGTGAACGGACGCAAGGTCTCCGAGATCAAACGCGTGACTCTGGACGCCGGACAGAATCTCGATCGCTTCGAAAGCTTCTACAAGTCGGTGCCGGACAGCCCGATCGCCTGCGCGATCGGGATCAAGAACTTCGGAGAGGCGGCCGTCCAATCCAACCGGAAGGAAGGATGGCTGCGCACTTGGGAGCCGCTGCAGAAAGGCAAGGCCGGCAACCTGGGATGCGGCATCGTCCTGGATCCGAGCGCGCTCGTCGATATCACGGAAGCAGGCGGCAACTGCCTGGTCATCGCAAAGGTTTCCGCGGGCCATCCGGCAGCCTATTACGCGGGCTTTGGCTGGGACAAGAGCGGAGATTTTGCAAATGTGAGCGAATGGGAAACGTATCTTCAGAGATTCGCAAGAGGACTGCAATCTCCCATAAAAGTCTCGATTTCCCCCAAGTGA
- a CDS encoding IclR family transcriptional regulator codes for MREPKRRQGILVLHKTLDILETIRESRSGLALTDLARALGLPKPTAYRIMATLEGRGYIARNPAGHYLVARKLFDLQQDESEEQALLRAAQPVMVRLVDSSRETVNLGVLDGAEVVVISTVESPQSIRMSSKVGNRRYFHSTALGKVLLSGLPEKEVRRLIRIQGLPRLTPRTIVSKQALASELELVRRQGYAMDNEENEADGRCLGAPIVGVGGRIVAALSISAPVFRMDMTRARALAAELVEACRGISRVLTTPSLASHS; via the coding sequence ATGAGAGAACCCAAAAGACGTCAAGGCATACTCGTTCTGCACAAGACCCTCGACATCCTGGAAACCATCCGCGAAAGCCGTTCCGGTCTCGCGCTCACCGACCTGGCCCGTGCCCTGGGCCTGCCGAAGCCGACCGCGTATCGCATCATGGCGACGCTTGAAGGCCGTGGATACATCGCGCGCAACCCGGCCGGGCACTACCTCGTCGCCCGGAAGCTGTTTGATCTGCAGCAGGACGAGTCGGAAGAACAGGCACTGCTGCGTGCGGCACAGCCCGTCATGGTACGGCTCGTTGATTCGAGCCGGGAGACCGTGAATCTGGGTGTTCTCGACGGGGCTGAGGTTGTGGTTATCAGCACCGTGGAGAGCCCCCAGTCGATCCGCATGTCCTCCAAGGTAGGGAACCGTCGCTATTTCCATTCCACCGCCCTGGGCAAGGTGCTGCTGAGCGGCCTGCCGGAAAAGGAGGTGCGTCGCCTCATCCGTATCCAGGGACTGCCGCGGCTGACGCCGCGGACGATCGTGAGCAAGCAGGCGTTGGCGAGCGAGCTGGAGTTGGTGCGCAGGCAAGGCTACGCTATGGACAACGAGGAAAACGAGGCGGACGGGCGCTGCCTGGGCGCGCCGATCGTCGGCGTGGGAGGCCGCATCGTGGCCGCGCTCAGCATTTCCGCACCGGTCTTCCGCATGGACATGACCCGGGCTCGCGCCCTTGCGGCCGAACTGGTCGAGGCATGCCGGGGCATCTCACGAGTCCTGACCACTCCCTCGTTGGCCTCGCATTCCTGA
- a CDS encoding tagaturonate epimerase family protein — MPIPSEKSDTPLQSAVQTLRIGKYSIGIGDRFAHQAGAQLRACMLAARDGIDVIPVWNKSNREHMNVGSRPGDVRRAAEAAVYKLGWTRPFYVDADHITLETVDGFLESSDYYTLDVASAIGRLAPADEIDRFLKRHPELLKPVSLPEFDTALHISRTATAQTAGNYLFAVKEAGRIYRRIEAARGKGQFVTEVSMDETDSPQSPSELLVILAALADEQVPLQAIAPKFTGRFNKGVDYVGDAARFEAEFRSDIAVIGHAVRCYHLPGNLKLSVHSGSDKFSLYPAICRALRDFDIGVHVKTAGTTWLEEVIGLAEAGGGGLEMAKEIYAQAYARREELCAPYAAVIDIDATRLPFPQQVNSWSSAQFTAALRHDRKCPDFNPHLRQMLHVAYKTAASLGDRYLRMLDACEDTIARNVTANLYERHLRLLFPGR; from the coding sequence ATGCCAATTCCGTCTGAGAAGTCCGATACACCACTGCAATCCGCTGTGCAGACTCTTCGCATAGGGAAGTATTCGATCGGCATCGGTGACCGCTTTGCGCATCAGGCCGGGGCGCAGCTGCGTGCCTGTATGTTGGCTGCACGAGACGGAATCGATGTGATCCCGGTCTGGAACAAATCGAACCGGGAGCACATGAATGTGGGATCCAGGCCGGGGGACGTCCGCAGGGCAGCCGAAGCCGCCGTGTACAAACTCGGCTGGACCAGGCCCTTTTACGTCGACGCCGATCATATCACGCTGGAAACCGTGGATGGTTTTCTCGAGTCCAGCGATTACTACACCCTTGATGTCGCGTCAGCCATAGGCCGGCTCGCGCCCGCTGATGAAATCGACAGGTTTCTGAAGCGACATCCCGAACTCCTGAAACCCGTCAGTCTCCCCGAATTCGATACCGCCCTGCATATCTCCCGTACCGCAACCGCGCAAACCGCAGGCAATTACCTGTTCGCGGTCAAAGAGGCCGGCCGGATCTATCGCCGCATCGAGGCCGCCAGGGGCAAAGGGCAGTTTGTCACCGAGGTCTCAATGGATGAGACCGACTCTCCCCAGTCGCCGTCGGAACTGCTCGTGATCCTGGCTGCGCTTGCCGACGAGCAAGTCCCGCTGCAGGCGATTGCGCCCAAGTTTACCGGTCGATTCAACAAAGGTGTCGATTATGTGGGAGATGCCGCCAGGTTCGAAGCCGAGTTTCGCAGCGACATTGCAGTCATTGGCCATGCAGTGCGCTGCTATCATCTGCCCGGCAATCTGAAGCTGAGCGTCCACTCGGGCAGTGACAAGTTCTCCCTGTACCCTGCGATCTGCCGCGCTCTGCGCGATTTCGACATCGGCGTCCACGTGAAGACTGCTGGTACGACATGGCTGGAGGAGGTGATCGGCCTGGCTGAGGCGGGCGGGGGAGGTCTCGAGATGGCGAAGGAGATCTATGCTCAGGCATACGCCCGCCGGGAGGAACTGTGCGCACCCTATGCGGCCGTCATCGATATCGATGCGACCAGGCTTCCTTTTCCACAACAGGTGAATTCGTGGTCATCTGCGCAGTTCACCGCGGCGCTCCGCCACGACCGGAAATGTCCGGACTTCAACCCACACCTCCGGCAGATGCTTCATGTCGCCTATAAGACCGCAGCCAGTCTGGGCGACCGTTACCTCAGGATGCTGGACGCCTGCGAAGACACGATCGCGCGCAACGTGACCGCCAACTTGTACGAACGCCACCTGAGGCTGCTCTTTCCCGGCCGGTGA
- a CDS encoding sugar phosphate isomerase/epimerase, with product MWSETSRRNFLAGLGAAIAASAMPARGLPASGPFKISILSDEISQDLGRALEVAAREFGLGWIELRELWNKNVLRLDAKEVGEARRLLERYRLRVSAIASPLFKVDWPGAPVSKYSPRRDQFSADFTFEQQDEVLERALELARTFTTDRVRCFDFWRLEDPALYRAGMDDKLREAARKAGRRKVTLVLENEYACNTATGGEAARTLDAVRSPYLKLTWDPGNAAFRGETPYPDGYARLPKDRIGHVHCKDVVRKPDGTCEWAAMGQGLIDFVGQFRALRRDGYRNAVTLETHWRGAGTPEASSRQCWAGMKNQLLQAGAL from the coding sequence ATGTGGTCCGAAACCTCACGAAGGAATTTTCTAGCGGGCCTGGGCGCTGCCATCGCGGCATCGGCGATGCCGGCCCGAGGACTGCCGGCATCCGGTCCGTTCAAGATTTCGATTCTCAGCGACGAAATCAGCCAGGACCTGGGCCGCGCTCTCGAGGTGGCCGCGCGCGAGTTCGGCCTCGGCTGGATCGAGCTGCGCGAGCTGTGGAACAAGAACGTTCTGCGCCTCGACGCGAAAGAAGTGGGTGAGGCGCGGCGGCTTCTCGAACGCTACCGGCTGCGCGTGAGTGCCATTGCCTCCCCGCTCTTCAAGGTGGACTGGCCCGGAGCCCCGGTCTCGAAATACAGCCCGCGGCGCGACCAGTTCAGCGCCGACTTTACGTTCGAGCAGCAGGACGAAGTGCTGGAGCGTGCCCTCGAGCTGGCCCGCACCTTCACTACCGACCGTGTGCGCTGCTTCGATTTCTGGAGGCTCGAAGATCCGGCGCTCTACCGCGCAGGCATGGACGATAAACTCCGCGAGGCAGCGCGAAAAGCCGGCAGGCGCAAGGTCACCCTCGTGCTTGAAAACGAGTATGCCTGCAACACCGCAACCGGCGGGGAGGCCGCACGTACGCTCGACGCGGTCCGATCACCTTACCTGAAGCTCACCTGGGACCCTGGAAACGCCGCGTTTCGCGGCGAGACTCCCTACCCGGACGGCTACGCCCGCCTGCCCAAGGACCGGATCGGCCACGTGCACTGCAAAGACGTCGTGCGCAAGCCCGATGGCACGTGCGAGTGGGCCGCAATGGGGCAGGGCCTGATCGATTTCGTGGGACAGTTCCGCGCGCTGAGGCGTGACGGCTACCGGAACGCGGTCACACTGGAAACCCACTGGCGCGGCGCGGGGACACCCGAGGCGTCTTCCAGGCAATGCTGGGCCGGCATGAAGAATCAGCTCCTCCAGGCCGGCGCACTGTAG
- a CDS encoding alpha/beta hydrolase — translation MKAPVCTAALAALYWFAIAVISELAVSASSAPAQETLALWPKVAPGERGDIGSERVMTPPGGGDVAGKSVLRITNVTKPTITVFRPPKNRDVGAAVLVCPGGGYSRLAYDLEGSEICEWLNSVGLTGVLLKYRVPMRTGLEQYTAALQDAQRALGMVRHRAKEWGISRQRVGIVGFSAGGHLSAAASTNFNQRTYDPVDEADQESCRPDFALLIYPAYLTVPKEGDRLAPELRVGKNTPPTLLIQTEDDGERVESSLFYYLALKQAGVQAEMHLYATGGHGYGLRPSQHSVSMWPRRAEEWLRTIGVLPKK, via the coding sequence ATGAAAGCCCCTGTCTGCACTGCCGCGCTCGCGGCTCTCTACTGGTTCGCCATCGCCGTGATCTCCGAATTGGCCGTTTCAGCCTCTTCCGCCCCCGCGCAGGAGACCCTTGCCTTGTGGCCGAAGGTTGCTCCCGGAGAAAGAGGCGACATCGGCTCAGAGCGGGTGATGACGCCGCCCGGCGGAGGCGACGTGGCAGGCAAAAGCGTATTGCGCATCACCAACGTCACGAAACCGACCATCACCGTGTTCCGGCCTCCGAAAAATCGGGATGTCGGCGCGGCTGTCCTGGTGTGCCCGGGAGGCGGCTACAGTCGCCTGGCGTACGATCTCGAAGGCAGCGAGATCTGCGAGTGGCTCAACTCCGTCGGCCTGACCGGAGTGCTGCTCAAGTATCGCGTGCCGATGCGCACGGGACTGGAGCAATACACGGCTGCGTTGCAGGACGCCCAGCGCGCGCTTGGGATGGTGCGCCACCGCGCCAAGGAGTGGGGTATCAGCCGGCAGCGAGTCGGCATCGTGGGTTTCTCCGCGGGCGGGCATCTCTCGGCAGCAGCCAGCACCAATTTCAACCAACGCACGTACGATCCGGTGGATGAAGCCGACCAGGAGAGTTGCCGCCCGGATTTTGCGCTGCTGATTTACCCCGCCTATCTCACGGTGCCGAAAGAGGGCGACAGGCTCGCGCCCGAGTTGCGGGTCGGCAAAAACACGCCACCGACGCTGCTGATACAAACGGAGGACGACGGCGAACGTGTCGAATCCAGTCTGTTCTACTATCTTGCGTTGAAGCAGGCCGGCGTGCAGGCGGAGATGCACCTCTATGCCACAGGCGGCCATGGCTACGGCTTGAGGCCATCCCAGCACAGCGTGAGCATGTGGCCCAGACGTGCCGAGGAGTGGTTGCGAACCATCGGTGTGCTTCCCAAAAAGTGA
- the gndA gene encoding NADP-dependent phosphogluconate dehydrogenase, whose product MQCDIGVVGLGVMGSNLALNMERNGFRIAGYDLDAGKAKAFVSGPAAGREVTLAELPDRLMTLLKKPRRVLMMVPAGPAVDSAITHLKEHLEAGDILIDGGNSLFLDTERRSKQLAAEGFQYIGAGISGGEQGALWGPSIMPGGQRDAWEALAPILRAIAAKADDGEPCVEYMGPGGAGHYVKMVHNGIEYGDMQLIAETYDVLSRGLGLSAQQLRDVFTGWNLGELKSYLIEITAEVLAKIDPETGRPMVDVILDEAQQKGTGKWASQNALDIGAPIPTINAAVESRIISALKPQRMAASRLLHGPAPKYAGDPQWLIDAARDALYASKITSYAQGLGLLRLASEEYGYGLQPADIAKIWRAGCIIRASLLGDIMAAFRRNPALVNLLLDETFRDAIERRQQAWRAFVQTAVGLGIPVLALSASLSYFDAYRSERLPANLTQAQRDYFGAHTYRRVDKPGVFHTEW is encoded by the coding sequence ATGCAATGTGACATCGGCGTGGTCGGTTTGGGCGTGATGGGAAGCAACCTGGCTCTCAACATGGAGCGTAACGGTTTCCGCATCGCGGGCTACGATCTCGACGCAGGCAAGGCAAAGGCTTTTGTGAGCGGGCCGGCGGCGGGTAGGGAGGTGACGCTGGCCGAATTGCCTGACAGGCTGATGACCCTGTTGAAGAAGCCGCGCCGCGTGCTGATGATGGTCCCTGCCGGACCTGCGGTCGACAGCGCCATCACTCATCTCAAGGAGCACCTCGAGGCCGGGGACATCCTGATTGACGGCGGGAACTCGCTTTTCCTCGACACCGAGCGCAGGAGCAAGCAGCTCGCGGCCGAAGGATTCCAGTACATCGGTGCGGGCATATCCGGCGGAGAGCAGGGGGCGCTCTGGGGACCGAGCATCATGCCGGGCGGACAGCGGGACGCCTGGGAAGCACTCGCCCCGATCCTGCGCGCCATTGCTGCCAAGGCCGACGATGGGGAGCCGTGCGTGGAGTATATGGGCCCGGGCGGCGCGGGCCATTATGTGAAGATGGTGCACAACGGGATCGAATACGGCGACATGCAGCTGATCGCCGAGACCTACGATGTCCTGTCACGGGGCCTCGGGCTGTCGGCTCAGCAGCTCCGCGACGTGTTCACCGGGTGGAATCTGGGGGAGCTGAAGTCCTACCTGATCGAAATCACCGCCGAGGTGTTGGCTAAAATCGACCCGGAAACCGGCCGACCGATGGTGGACGTCATCCTCGACGAGGCGCAGCAGAAGGGGACCGGCAAATGGGCCAGCCAGAATGCGCTCGACATCGGCGCCCCGATCCCCACTATCAATGCGGCCGTTGAAAGCCGCATCATTTCGGCGCTCAAACCGCAACGCATGGCCGCCAGCCGACTGCTCCATGGGCCGGCACCGAAGTACGCAGGCGATCCGCAGTGGTTGATCGACGCGGCGCGCGATGCGCTCTACGCGAGCAAGATCACTTCCTACGCGCAGGGTCTCGGCCTGCTGCGCCTGGCGTCGGAGGAATACGGCTACGGGCTTCAGCCGGCCGATATCGCGAAAATCTGGCGCGCGGGCTGCATTATCCGTGCCAGCCTGCTCGGCGACATCATGGCGGCCTTCCGGCGCAATCCGGCGCTTGTCAACCTGCTGCTGGACGAGACCTTCCGCGACGCCATCGAGCGGCGCCAGCAGGCCTGGCGCGCTTTCGTCCAGACCGCCGTCGGACTGGGCATTCCCGTGCTGGCTCTGAGCGCGTCGCTGTCATATTTCGACGCCTATCGCAGCGAACGCCTGCCGGCTAACCTGACGCAGGCGCAGCGCGATTATTTTGGTGCGCACACCTACCGCCGCGTGGACAAACCAGGCGTCTTTCATACCGAGTGGTAG
- a CDS encoding lactate racemase domain-containing protein gives MNCDPAANSSPTDHPPSGVLGLGSCDRYLKQGEVRSLVRQGLSSLALHDRRLLVIIPDGTRTMPLPLMVDILEAEAGSRVAALDYLVALGTHQPMSDAQLSRLIGRQVADGQAGRSRIFNHRWEDPDTFATLGTIPAAEIRNLSGGLLERDVIVSLNKLIFNYDQILICGPVFPHEVVGFSGGNKYLFPGIAGSEIINFTHWLGAIITNYHVIGTSFTPVRAVIDRAAALIDRPVACLALVVTHGGMRGLYFGPSQHAWRAAADLSARTHIVYVERPFRRVLSIMPEMYDDLWTAAKGMYKLEPAVADGGEVVIYAPHITEVSYTHGSIIDEVGYHCRDYFLAHWQRFERYPGGVLAHSTHVKGLGSYNPSTCIETPRIQVTLATGIPEERCRRINLGYLNPAGIRIEEWAGRESEGVVVVPRAGEMLYRLKKNDEGRMAHEDG, from the coding sequence ATGAATTGTGACCCTGCGGCAAACTCCTCCCCGACTGATCATCCTCCCTCCGGGGTCTTGGGCCTGGGATCGTGCGACCGCTACTTGAAGCAGGGAGAAGTCCGGAGCCTGGTTCGACAGGGCCTGTCTTCGCTGGCGCTCCACGACAGGCGCCTGCTGGTCATCATCCCGGATGGCACGCGGACAATGCCGTTGCCGTTGATGGTTGATATTCTCGAGGCGGAAGCCGGATCCCGTGTGGCCGCGCTCGACTACCTCGTCGCGCTCGGGACTCATCAACCCATGTCTGATGCCCAGCTCAGCCGTCTGATCGGGCGGCAAGTCGCTGACGGGCAGGCCGGTCGCAGCCGGATCTTCAACCACCGCTGGGAAGATCCCGACACATTCGCGACGCTCGGTACCATCCCGGCAGCGGAGATCCGGAATCTCAGCGGCGGCCTGCTCGAGCGTGATGTGATCGTTTCGCTCAACAAGCTGATCTTCAACTACGACCAGATCCTGATTTGCGGGCCGGTGTTTCCCCATGAAGTGGTTGGTTTTTCCGGCGGCAACAAGTACCTCTTCCCCGGCATCGCCGGCTCCGAGATCATTAACTTCACGCACTGGCTCGGTGCCATCATTACCAACTATCACGTGATCGGCACGAGCTTCACACCGGTTCGTGCCGTCATTGATCGTGCGGCCGCGCTGATCGATCGCCCTGTCGCCTGTCTCGCGCTCGTCGTCACCCATGGCGGGATGAGAGGACTCTACTTCGGCCCGTCGCAGCACGCGTGGCGCGCGGCCGCAGATCTTTCGGCCCGCACGCACATCGTTTACGTCGAACGGCCGTTCCGCCGGGTATTGTCGATTATGCCCGAGATGTACGACGATCTCTGGACGGCGGCGAAGGGCATGTACAAGCTCGAACCGGCCGTGGCCGACGGCGGAGAGGTCGTCATTTATGCGCCCCACATCACCGAGGTCAGCTACACGCACGGCAGCATAATCGACGAGGTAGGCTACCACTGCCGGGACTACTTTCTGGCTCATTGGCAGCGGTTTGAACGCTACCCCGGCGGTGTCCTTGCGCACTCGACCCACGTCAAGGGACTGGGGAGCTATAACCCGTCCACCTGCATTGAGACGCCGCGCATCCAGGTGACGCTGGCCACCGGAATCCCCGAAGAACGGTGCCGGCGTATCAATCTCGGCTATCTGAACCCTGCCGGCATCCGGATCGAAGAGTGGGCAGGCCGCGAGAGCGAGGGCGTGGTTGTCGTTCCCCGCGCCGGAGAAATGCTCTACCGCCTCAAAAAGAATGACGAAGGGCGAATGGCACATGAGGATGGTTGA